The Streptomyces sp. NBC_00597 DNA segment GCGGCTCGTCTCGTGTCGTGCCCGGGCGAACCCGAAGGGTCAGACGGTCTCGGGGAGCTCTTCGAGGCCCTCGGCGACCAGCTTCGCGAGGCGGTCCAGCGCCACTTCGGCGCCCTCGGCGTCGGACGCGAGGACGATCTCCTCTCCGCCCTGCGCGCCCAGGCCCAGCACCGCGAGCATGGACGCGGCGTTGACGGGGTTCCCGTCGGCCTTGGCGATGGTCACCGGGACGCCGGAAGCGGTCGTCGCACGGACGAAGATCGAGGCGGGACGAGCGTGCAGGCCCTCGGCCCACCCGACGTTGACGCGGCGCTCTGCCATGGTGATGCCCTTCAGGTTCTTACGGGTTGTCTAGACCAGTCTCTCACGACGCCCCGAATGCTCCGACCGGCCTCCGGCGCGGATCCTCTGCCGTTCGGCCTACCCCAGCTTGCACTGGTTTGACCCTGCTTGCCGCGTGCGCCGCGCAGGAGCCGTTCGGCCGGTCCTGGCCTTAAGATCGCCGCATGACCACCCCGTCGGACCCCTCGTACCCGGCCCACTGGGAAGCGGACGTCGTCCTGCGCGACGGCGGCACCGCCCGGATCCGGCCCATCACCACCGAGGACGCGGGCCGGCTGGTCAGCTTCTACGAGCAGGTCTCCGACGAGTCGAAGTACTACCGCTTCTTCGCCCCCTACCCCCGGCTCTCCGACCGCGACGTGCACCGCTTCACGCACCACGACTACGTGGACCGGGTCGGCCTCGCGGCGACCGTCGGCGAGGAGTTCATCGGCACCGTCCGCTACGACCGGATCGGCCCCGACGGCCGGCCCGCCACCGCCCCCGCCGACGAGGCCGAGGTCGCCTTCCTCGTACAGGACGCCCACCAGGGCCGCGGGGTCGCCTCCGCGCTCCTCGAACACATCGGCGCGGTCGCCCGGGAGCGGGGCATCCGGCGGTTCGCGGCCGAGGTGCTCCCCGCCAACAACAAGATGATCAAGGTGTTCACGGACGCCGGCTACCAGCAGAAGCGCAGCTTCGAGGACGGCTCCGTCCACCTCACCCTCGACCTCGAACCCACCGCCGAGTCCCTGGCCGTGCAGCGGGCCCGCGAGCAGCGCGCCGAGGCCCGCTCCGTGCAGCGGCTGTTGGCCCCCGGCTCGGTGGCCGTGATCGGAGTCAGCCGCTCCGGCGGGGGCGTCGGCGCCGCCGCGCTGCGCAACCTGCGCGACAGCGGTTTCCGCGGCCACCTCTACGCCGTGAACGAGGCCGCCACCGCCGACCTGCTGGACGGGGTACGGGCCTACCGCGCGCTCGGCGACATCGACGCCCCGGTCGACCTCGCGGTGATCGCGGTCCCGGCCGAGCGGGTCCCCGAGGCAGTGGCCGCCTGCGGGGAGCACGGGGTGCAGGGCCTCGTGGTGCTGTCCGCCGGATACGGGGAGAGCGGCGCGGCCGGGCTCGACCGGCAGCGCGAACTCGTGCGCCAGGTGCGCTCGTACGGGATGCGGCTTATCGGGCCGAACGCGTACGGCGTGATCAACACCGCCCCGGAGGTCGGGCTCAACGCCTCACTGACCCCGGCGCCCGCGCCGATCCGGGGCCGCATCGGACTGTTCACCCAGTCCGGGGCGATCGGCATCTCGCTGCTGTCCGCACTGCTGCGGCGGGGCGCGGGGCTGTCGTCCTTCGTCTCGGCGGGCAACCGGGCGGACGTCTCCGGGAACGACATCCTCCAGTACTGGTACGAGGACGAAGCCACCGACGTCGCGCTGATGTACCTCGAAACCCTCGGCAACCCGCGCAAGTTCACCCGGCTCGCGCGGCGCACGGCGGCCGTGAAGCCCGTGGTCGTCGCGAGGGGCGCCGGCCGCCACACCCCCGCCGGACACGTGGTCCCCGGGACCAGGCTGGCGGACACCACGGTCTCCGCACTGCTGCGGCAAGCGGGGGTGATCCGGGTCGACACGGTGACCGAGCTGGTGGACGTGGGGCTGCTCCTGGCCTCGCAGCCGCTGCCGGCCGGGCCGCGCGTGGCGATCCTGGGGAACTCGGAGTCGCTGGGCGTCCTCACGTACGACGCGTGCCTCGCGCAGGGGCTGCGGCCCGCGGTCCCGCTGGACCTGACGACGGCGGCGACGCCCGAAAGCTTCCGGCTGGCGCTGGGCGCGGCGCTGGCCTCCGCCGAGAACGACGCGGTGATCGTCACGGTGATCCCGTGGGTGAACGAACAGGAGCCGCAGGACGACCTGGCCGAGGCCCTGCGGGACGCGGTGGCCGGCCATCCCGGCAAGCCGGTGGCCCTGGTCCACGTGGAGCTGGCGGAGCTCGTCGACGCCCTGTCCCCGACGGGGGTCCTGCCCGGAGCCGGAGCCGGAGCCCGGCCCGGACCGGCGAGCCCCGGCTCCGCGGGTGCGGCGCCGCTTGCGGGAGCGCTGCCCCCGCGTCCGGGGGCGCGGGAGACGGGCGCGACCGCGTACGCCGGGCCGGGCGCCGACGGCCCCGGTTCCGGCGAGGCCCCGGACGGGCGGATCCCGGCGTACCCGGCCGCCGAGCGGGCCGTCAGGGCCGTCGCCGAGGCCGTCCGGTACGGGCAGTGGCGGCGGGCCAACGCCGACGCCGGTCACGTCCCCCAGTACGAGGACATCGACGAGGCCGCAGCAGCCGCCCGGCTCGCCGGCCTGCTGGTGGACGCCGGCGACGGCGTGCTCACCCTCACCGAAGCCGACGCCGGCGCCCTGCTCGCCCACTACGGGATCCGGGTGCTCCCCACCCTGCCGGCGCCCACTGCGGACCATGCGGTCCGGGCCGCCCGGGCCCTGGGCTACCCCGTCGCCCTCAAGACCACGGCCCCGCACCTGCGCCACCGCGCGGACCTCGGCGGCGTACGCCTCGACCTCGCGACCGAGGCCGACCTGCGCCGCTCGTACGAGGAGCTCACCGACCTCCTCGGGAGGCCCGACGAGCTGCTGCCCGTCGTCCAGGCCATGGTGCCCCGCGGGGTCGACACCGTCGTGCGGTCCGTCATCGACCCCGCCGCGGGCGCCGTCCTCTCCTTCGGGCTGGCCGGCGTCGCCTCGGAGCTGCTCGGCGACACCGCCCACCGCCTCGTCCCGGCCACCGACCGGGACGCCGCGGGGCTGATCCGGTCCATCCGGGCCGCACCCCTCCTCTTCGGCTGGCGCGGCAGCGACCCCGTCGACACCGCCGCCCTCGAAGAGCTCCTGCTGCGACTGTCCCGGCTCGTCGACGACCACCCCGAGGTGGTGGGCGTCACCCTCGAACCCGTCGTCGTCGCCACCGAGGGCCTCTCCGTGCTGAGCGCCACCGTCCGGGTGGCGCACCCGCCGGCCCGCACCGATCTCGGTCCCCGGACACTCCCCAGCTACTGAGCCGGTCCCGGGGCGCCCGGCGCGCCCCGGACGGGCCTTAGGATGGACCCCATGGCGAAATCCGGTACGACGACCCAGGGGCTGCGCACGGCGATCGAGCGCAGCGGCTACTACCCGGCCCTCGTGGCCGAGGCCGTGGAGGCCGCGGTGGGCGGCGAGCCGATCTCGTCGTACCTGGTCCACCAGGAGACGACCTTCGACTCCAACGAGGTGCGCCGGCACGTCACCGTCCTGGTCCTGACCGGGAACCGCTTCATCGTGAGCCACACCGACGAGCAGGCCGCCGACGCCGGGTCGCCGTCCCCGTACGCGACCACCTCCACCGAGTCGGTCAAGATCGGCGCGATCTCCTCCGTGGTGCTCAGCCGCGTCGTCGCCAACCCCGAGTCGTACACCCCCGGCACCCTGCCCCGCGAGGTCGTCCTGACCATCGGCTGGGGCGCGGTCTCCCGCATCGACCTGGAGCCCGCCGCCTGCGGCGATCCGAACTGCGACTCCGACCACGGCTACACCGGCAACTCCACCGCCGACGACCTCAGCCTGCGCGTCAGCGAGGCCGGCGACGGCCCCGAGGCGGTCCGCCAGACCCTCGTCTTCGCGCAGGCCCTGTCCGAGGCCACGGCGGCGGCTTCCGCCCCTGCCCGCTGATGTCCTACTCCGCACCGTCGAACTGGGACGAGCCGGAGCTGCTGGACCTGTCCGGCGCCCCCGTCCCGGAGTACGGCACCGGCTCGCTCGCCGATCTGCTGCCGACCCTGGTGGCCGGCCAGGGCGTGCCCGGGTACACCGCCGCCATCGCCGAGCTCACCCCGGCCGACCGGAACTGCGTGTTCCTGGTCGACGGCATGGGCTGGGAGCAGATCAAGGCCCACCCGGACGAGGCCCCGTACCTCACCTCCCTCCTCGGCAGCTCGCGCGGCGGCACCGGCCGCCCGATCACCGCGGGCTTCCCGGCGACCACCGCCACCTCGCTGGCCTCCGTCGGCACCGGCCTGCCCCCCGCTCGACATGGCCTGCCCGGCTACACCGTGCGCAATCCGGCCACCGGCGAACTGATGAACCAGCTCCGCTGGCACCCCTGGACGCCGCCGAAGCCCTGGCAGCCGTACCCGACCGTCTTCCAGCAGGCCGACAAGGCGGGGGTGGCGACGGCGCAGGTGTCCTCGCCCGCGTTCCAGACCACCCCGCTCACCAAGATCGCGCTGAGCGGCGGCACCTTCCTCGGCCGGATGACCGGTGAGGAGCGGATGGACCTCGCGGCGCAGCGCCTCGCCGCCGGCGACCGCTCGCTGGTGTACACGTACTACAGCGAGCTCGACGGAGCCGGCCACCGGCACGGCGTGAACTCCGACGCCTGGCGAGGCCAGCTGATGTGCGTCGACCGGCTCGTGCAGCGGCTCGCCGAGCAACTCCCGCCCCGCACCACGCTGTACGTGACCGCCGACCACGGCATGGTGGACGTCCCCTTCGACGAGGACTCGCGGATCGACTTCGACGAGGACTGGGAGCTGGGCGCGGGCGTGGCCCTGCTCGGCGGCGAGGGCCGGGCCCGGCACGTCTACGCCGTACCGGGCGCCGAAGCCGACGTGCTGACCGTGTGGCGGGAGGTGCTGGGCGACCGGTTCTGGATCGCGAGCCGCGAAGAGGCCCTGGAACGCGGCTGGTTCGGGCCGCCGGGGGAGTGCGACGAGCGCGTGCTCGGCCGGATCGGCGACGTGGTCGCCGCCGCCCACACCGATGCCGCGATCACCGCGTCCGTCAACGAGCCGAACGAATCTGCGCTCGCAGGGATGCACGGCTCCATGACCGCGGCCGAGCAGCTCGTCCCGCTGCTCGAAATCCGCACCTGACCCACCGACCCGTCCCGACCGGTGCCGTTCCGTACGGCGTCTTCCCGAGCGTCTCCCGCCGACCACAACCCGAAAGGTCCCGTTCCTTCCATGCCCGAATTGGTGTTTTTCTCCGGCACGATGGACTGCGGGAAGAGCACTGACTTGCTTGGGCATTCGCCATCTGTTGATCGTGGCGTGGGTCGGGTTGCGTCGTCCGGGGCTGTCAGCCGTCTCCGCTTGATCCGAAAGGTCCCGCTCTCCTGATGTCCGAACTTGCCTTCTTCTCCGGAACGATGGACTGTGGGAAGTCAACTTTGGCGCTTCAAATCGAACATAATCGATCGGCGCGCGGGCTGCAGGGGCTGATCTTCACACGCGACGACCGTGCGGGCGAGGGAAAGCTCTCGTCACGTCTGGGGCTGGTGACCGATGCGGTGGAGGCGGAGCCGGGCCTCGACCTCTATGGGTACGTGGTGGAGCAGCTGTCGCGGGGCGGCAAGGTCGACTACGTGATCGTGGACGAGGCCCAGTTCCTTGCTCCCGATCAGATCGACCAGTTGGCCCGGATCGTCGACGACCTGGACCTGGATGTCTTCGCGTTCGGCATCACGACCGACTTCCGTACGAAGCTGTTCCCCGGCTCCCAGCGGCTGATTGAGCTCGCCGACCGCGTGGAGACCCTGCAGGTCGAGGCGATGTGCTGGTGCGGGGCGCGGGCCACTCACAACGCTCGCACGGTGGGCGGGGAGATGGTCGTCGAGGGCGAGCAGGTCGTGGTGGGGGACGTGGCCCGGTCGGCGGCCGAGGTGGGGTACGAGGTGCTGTGCCGACGCCATCACCGTCGGCGGATGACGAGTGCCGCGTCGCGGACGGGTTCGCTGTCGCCGGACGTACTGCCGGTCGCTTCCGGCTGATTCATGGTTTGAGGGCCTGCTCCTGGCTCCAGTGATCGTGCGCGGACGCCTTTGGCCGTAGGTTCGAGTCCTCGGCAGGAGCCGCAATCAAGGGCTGGTCGCGTTGCAACCCCAGAGACGTGCGGAGACGCCCTGCTTATCGAAATGGCGACCCATCTGCCGAAGACGCGTGTCCGAGGTGCTCGAGTGTGACGTTGCCTTTGGGCGTGAGCCGGTACGACCAGGAGCGGGCCTCCTCGATGAGGTGGAGGCCCTGTGGTCCGAGTTGCCGCGCCGCTGCGCGGCTGATCTGGTGCCTCGGTGGAGGGCTGCAGGCGGGGACGGCCGGCCAGGTGCGCGGGACCGATGGCCTTGATGTCGGCGAGACGGCCACCTGCGGCGACGCCCGAGCGCCACTCGTCGAGGTGCAGGTACAGCCGCTGGGTCATCAGTCCGTCGGCCAGGGTCTGCCAGGCCAGGGATAGCGGGGGTGTTCCCCCTAGGGCCTGTGTGATGTCGTGATCATTCGGCGGTCTTGATCAGGTCGTCGATCCAGATCATTGCGGCGCGGAGGTGGAGGCCGGCGAGGTAGCTTTCGGGTGGCTTGTCGTAGCGGGTGGCGATGCCTCGCCAGGCCTTCAGCTTGTTGATCAGGCGTTCGACCGTGTTCCGTTCCTTGTAGAGGTCGGCGTCGTGGCTGACGGGTCGGCCGCCTCGTGCGCCCTTCTTCTTCCGGTGGGCGGCCTGGTCCCGCTTTTCCGGGATGACGTCCTTGATACCGCGTTTGCACAGGTAGGCGCGGTTGCCGCGGGACGAGTAGGCCTTGTCGGCGGCGACCGCGCCGGGCCTGGTACAGGGGCGGCCGACAGGCAGGCGAACTCTCACCCTCGCGAGCACGGGAATCAACTGCGGGCTGTCTCCGGCCTGTCCGGCGGTCAAAACCAGCGCGAGCGGACGGCACCTGCGGTCCTCGGCGAGGTGCATCTTGCTGGTCAGGCCGCCCCGGCACCTGCCGAGGCAGGGCTTCCCTCAGGCAGAGCTTGCGTCTGCGCCGGACCCGCCGGCGCTCGGCCTGTCCGTTCTGTTCCTCCGGTCCGCCCCTTTTTGCCGGGCCGTTTCCTGCTCCTGCGCGGCTTCTTCCAGGGCCTCCATGAGGTGCTTGCTGACGCGCATGCCCGCCGCGTCGCGGTGAGCGCGGACCGTTGTGGAATCCACGCTGACCAGCGACAAGTCACTTCTTCCCGTCCGGGCCCCTCCGCGATCAGGCCTTCCAGCAAAGCGGTGAAGACACCAGCGTCCCGCCAGACGCGGAAACGTCCATAGACGGTGGCCCAGGGACCGAACTCGGCAGGCATCTCCCGCCACTGACCACTGGACCGGAACCGCCAGATCACACCCTCGAACTGCTCCCGCAACCGCTCCGGGTACGGGCCGTACCTACCGATCGGCAGAAACGGCTCGATGAACTTCCACTAAGCATGGGTGAGTTGCCTACGCGTCACGACCGCAGTCCTACCGGATTCCACCCCGCGGAGAGGACAGAACTCAGGAACTGATCACGACATCACACAGGCTCTAGCACCAGCTCTCGGACCGGCCCCAGCGCGGGCCACCACGCGGTGGTGGCCCGCGCTGTCGTGTGTTCGGACACCCCGCAGGGGTGAATCTTCCCCTCGCCTACGCGACGGCGGATGCGGCCCCTTCTCTGGCTGTCCGAATTTGCGGGTGCAGATTACCCATCAGATCAATTGCCTGGTAGGACTGTTCGACCATTTGATCGGTTTTGGTTCACGGGGGATGGGGTCGCGTGGCTGTCACGGTGCCTGACTGGGCTGACACACTGCTGGACTTGATCGGTGTGGCCTGGCCGAATGTGGACGAGGACGCATACCGGGCCATGGCCGACTCGCTCCGCGACTTCGCCGAGGACCTCCTTGACGACGGCCAGCTCGCCAACAACCACGTCGAGCGCCTCCTCTCCGCCAGCAAAGGCGAATCGATAGAGGCCCTCAACCAGCACTGGAACACGGTCAAGACCAAGCACTTCAGGGACATCGCGGATGCGGCCCGCACTATCGCCGGGGCGATGGACATGGCAGCCGACGCCGTCGAGGCCATGAAGTACGCGGCTCTGGTCCAGCTCGGCTACCTCGCCGCCGAGGCTGGCATCGCGCTCTCCCTGATCCCCGTCACCGCAGGCCTCTCCGCACTCTTCGGCGCGGCCGCGATGCGCGCGACGCAGGAGGTCGTCAAGCGCCTGATCAAGGAGTGTGTCGAGGAAGCCGTCGGCTACATCGTCTCCGCGATGACCGAGCCAGCCGTCGCCGCCCTGGAAGGCATGGCCGCCGACCTCGTCGTCCAGCTCGGCTCGATGGCCCTCGGATTCCAGGACGGCGTCGACCTCGACCAGACCAAGCAGGCGGGCAAGGCCGGCTTCGACGACGGCGTGAAGTCCGGCAAGGAAGCCCTCCACCTCGCTTCCGCAGGCGTTGCCGGGGGCGGTGGCGCCGGCACCGGCCTGACTGACCTCCACATCGAGCACTCCGAGCACGCCCGCGCCGGCACCAGCCTCAACTCCGTTAGCACCAACATCCACGGCAAGACGACAATGCACCTGACCAAGGCCAAGTCCCACCACGGCCGCACCCGCGGCCGCGACTCCATAGCCCGGGCCATCGACCCCGTCGCCGACAAGGCCATGGCAGCCCTCGTCAAAGCCACCAAGGCCATGGGCGACCACGTCGGCACCACCCTCCCCAAAGCCGTCAAGAAGATATCCACCGACCACAAGAAGAACGACGACGCCATCCACGACAGCTTTAACCGCCTGAAGAAGAATGGTTCCGGCGGGGGCGATAACCGCAAGAGCGGACCGGGCGGGGTGGATCATCGCAAGGGCGACGCGGGCGTGCGCACCAAGCCTGATGCCCTGCATGGTGCGAAGGACGAAGCAAGGCGCAACGCCATCCCGACATCCAAGACGCACTGCGCGACCGACCCCGTCGATGTCGCCACCGGCGAGATGCTGTTGCCGCACGCGGACCTCTCGCTGCCCGGCGTGCTGCCGCTGGTCCTCACCCGGACCCACGCCTCCGGCTATCGCTACGGCCACTGGTTCGGCCGCAGCTGGGCCTCCACGCTGGACGAGCGCATCGAGCTCGACCCGTCGGGCGTCGGTGCCGTGTGGGCCCGCGAGGACGGTTCACTCCTCGTCTACCCCGCCCTCCCACGGCCGGGAGGCGAAGCCGTCCTGCCGCTGGAGGGGCCTCAGCTGCCGCTGGCGCACGACGGCGAGTACGGGGACGAGACCACGTATGCGATCACCGACTCGCGCACCGGGCTGACCCGCTGCTTCAGCGGCAGCCCCTACCGTGCCTCCTCCGCGTTCTGGCTGAGCGCAATCGAGGACCGCAACCAGAACCGCATCACGTTCACCCGCCTGCCGGACGGGACACCCACCACGGTCAGTCACGACGGCGGTTACACAGTTCAGCTGACCTCGGGCACCGGCCGAATACAGGCCCTGAAACTGCGCACACCGGAGGGTTGGGCCGAGGTCCGCACGTACGGCTACGACGCGCGCGGGAACCTGGACGCCATCACTAACTCCTCCGGTTTTCCGCTACGGATGACCTACGACGCCTGCGATCGCGTCACGTCGTGGACCGACCGCAATAACTCCACCTACCGGTACCTTTACGACAGCGCCGGCCGGGTTACCGAGACCGTGGGGCCCGAAGGCTTCCTCTCCTCGTCGTTCTCCTACGACGACATACATCCCGAGACCGGTCACCACGTCACTCGCTACACCGACTCCACCGGAGCTACCACGGTCTTCCACATCAATGACTCCTTCCAGGTCGTCGCGGAGACCGATCCTCTCGGAGCCACTACTCATTTCGAATTCGACGTAGCCGATCGGCTGCTCTCGCGGACCGACGCCCTGGGCGGCGTCACCCGATGCGAGCGTGACAGCCAGGGAAGTCTCGTCGCCCTGATCTCGCCAGACGGCGTACGCACCACCGCCTCATACAACGACCTGTACCTGCCCACGGAGGTCACCGAACGCGGCGGGGTCCGGCAGCACTTCGCCTACGACGCCCAAGGCAACCTCACGGCCACGGTCGACGCGGCAGGTGCGCGCACGGAGTACGAGTTCACCAGCCGCGGCCACCTGACCTCCATGCGCAACGCCGTCGGCGATGTCACCCGCATAACGACGAACGAGGCGGGCCTGCCACTCCTGCTCGTCGCTCCTAATGGCGCAACCACCACCCTGAGCCGGGATTCCTTCGGCCGGATCACGTCCGCCACGGATGCGGAAGGCTCGCTCCTGCGCCAGGCGTGGACCATCGAGGGTAAGCCCGCATGGCGTGAGCTGCCCGACGGCTCCCGGGAGGAGTGGGAGTGGGACGGGGAAGGGAACCTCCTCTCCTACACCGACCGCATGGGCCGTACCAGCTCGCACGCCGTCACCCACTTCGACTGTGCCGCCATGACCACCGCAGGGGACGGAGGCCGCTACGAGTACACCCACGACACAGAGCTGCGGCTGACGAAGGTCACCAACGCACAGGGCCTGGAGTGGGAGTACGGCTACGACGCGGCCGGCCGACTCGTGGCCGAGACGGACTTCGACGGCCGCACTCTCACCTACGAGCACGACGCCCTGGGCCGCCTGACCCGCCGTACCAACCCCGCAGGCCAAAGCCTGACCTTTGAACGTGACGCCCTCGGCCGGGTCATCCGGATCCTGCACGACGACGGATCCGTCTCTACGTTCACTCATACCGAAGCGGGCCACGTCTCCGAGATCAACAACCCCCACGCCCGCATCACCCTGGAACGGGACGCCGCAGGCCGGGTCATCACGGAAACCGTCAACGGTCGCACCCTCACCCTGGCGTACGACGCCCTCGGGCGCCGCACTCACCGGCGTACCCCCTCAGGTTCCGAGAGCCACCTCGAGTACGCCTCACAGGGTCTCGCCGCCTACACGACCGGCGAGCACACGTTCCGGTTCCGCCGCGACGCGCTCGGGCGCGAAACAACCCGCACCCTGGACGGCTCCCTCACCCTTCACCACGCCTGGGACTCGGTGGGCCGCCTGACCCACCAGTCACTGCACATGGCGGACTCCGAAGTCATGGGCCGGTCCTTCACCTACCAGTTCGACGGAGCGCCCACAGCGGTCGATGACAGCCTGGCCGGCCACCGTGCGTACACGCTCGACTCGGGCAGTCGGATCACAGCCGTCGAGGCACGAGGGTGGCGCGAGCAATACGCGTACAACACGGCCGGTGACCAGACCCACAACACTCTTCCCGCTGCCGCGCCCGGACAGGACAGCATGGGCGCACGTGACTACGAAGGCACCCGCATCACCCGCGCCGGCCGTACCCACTACAGGTACGACGCCCAGGGCCGGATGATCCGCCGCGAGACGCGCACGCTCAGCGGCAAGACGCTCACCTGGCACTTCCAGTGGAACGCCGAAGACCGTCTCACCCACGCCACCGCGCCGGGCGGCACCACATGGCGCTATCTCTATGACGCCCTTGGCCGACGTATCGCCAAGCAGCACCGGAACAGCGACGGCCACCTCACCGAGGAAACCTCGTACTGCTGGGACGGCTCGCAGCTCGCAGAGGAACGCACGGGCGCCACGGCCCTCGTCTGGGACTACGTAGGACTGCGCCCACTGGCGCAGCGCGAGTCCAAGTTCGACCCCGAACAGCTGCAGATCGACCGCCGGTTCTTCGCGATCGTCACTGACCTCGCGGGCAGTCCCAGTGAGCTGGTCTCCGCTGACGGCCAGATCAGCTGGCGTACACGCAGTACGGCGTGGGGCGCCACCCAGTGGGATCGAGGGAGCACCGCCTACACTCCGCTGCGCTACCCCGGGCAGTACTTCGACGCGGAGACAGGCCTCCACTACAACTTCAACCGCTACTACGACCCGGACCTCGGCCGGTACATCACGCCCGACCCTCTCGGTCTGGCTCCGGCAGCCAACCACTACGGCTACGTCCCGAACCCCTTCAGCCTGGCCGACCCCCTGGGGCTGGCCGGATGCGAGCCCGATCACACCTGGGGCGGGAAGGTCGTGTTCGTACGGGACGAGCATGGCCGTCCCTACGAGATGCACGCGACCATCACCCGGGACATGCTCGACGAGGGCACCGATGCGGCGAAGTGGCTCAAGCCACCGGGCTTCCTCCACGGAACGGATTACAACCAGGCGCGGGGCCACATGCTGGCCAATATGCTCGGCGGAACCGGAAAGCACTTGGACAACCTGTTCTGCATCACCCAAGACCCCACCAACTCACCCGACATGCGGGACCTGGAGCAGTCGATCTACAACGCCGTGAAGGGCAACCCCGCTGCCGGCGTCCAAGGGGAGATCGTCCAGTACAGCGTTTACCTTGAATACACGGACGACCGCAAGGATTCCGTACCCAAGTGGATCACGATGGAAGCCGATGGGAGCGACAGCTTCCGTCTCCGCGCCGACCTCGAGAATCCCGACCATGCCGACCAGCAGCGACGCCGCCGCCGAGGAATCCAGTGACCGACATCAACCTGCTCGTTCAGCTTTGTCCGCCCCCGTCCGGCCCCATCCCCGCGATCGACTGGGACACAGTGGAAGCCACACTGGGCATGCGGCTTCCGCAGGACTACAAGCAGCTCGCCGCCACCTACGGTCCGGGGGCCTTCTACGACTACCTGCACCTCTATCACCCCGCCGGCGTCACCGAGTACGTCGACATCACCGGTCCCATGCCTGCCCGGATCCGGTCCCACCTCCAGCGGGACTACGACCAGGGAACGCACCCGGTCCCGTACGACCCGCAGCACCTGTTCGCCATCGGCGGCACCGACAACGGCGAGTACCTGTTCTGGATCACCGACCCCCAGGACGCCCCCGACACCTGGCGGATCGCCGTCAACGAAGCCCGCGGGCCACGCTGGTTCACCTTCGACGGAAGCCTGACCGAGTTCCTCACCAGAGTCCTCAGCGGGCAGACGAGCGTTCCCCAATTCCCCGACGACCTTCTGGAAGGGCACACCGCCTTCGTCCCCTCCGTACCCACCGGCTACCAGCCCATGCCGCCAACGGCCGCCAGGCCGCCCGTCGACCTCGACACCATCCGCAAATGGGCACGCGCTAACGGCTACCAGGTCCCCTTCCGAGGCCGGATTCCCGCAGACATCCGCGAAGCATGGGAGCGTGCGAACCCCAGCTGAGG contains these protein-coding regions:
- a CDS encoding RHS repeat-associated core domain-containing protein; translated protein: MAWPNVDEDAYRAMADSLRDFAEDLLDDGQLANNHVERLLSASKGESIEALNQHWNTVKTKHFRDIADAARTIAGAMDMAADAVEAMKYAALVQLGYLAAEAGIALSLIPVTAGLSALFGAAAMRATQEVVKRLIKECVEEAVGYIVSAMTEPAVAALEGMAADLVVQLGSMALGFQDGVDLDQTKQAGKAGFDDGVKSGKEALHLASAGVAGGGGAGTGLTDLHIEHSEHARAGTSLNSVSTNIHGKTTMHLTKAKSHHGRTRGRDSIARAIDPVADKAMAALVKATKAMGDHVGTTLPKAVKKISTDHKKNDDAIHDSFNRLKKNGSGGGDNRKSGPGGVDHRKGDAGVRTKPDALHGAKDEARRNAIPTSKTHCATDPVDVATGEMLLPHADLSLPGVLPLVLTRTHASGYRYGHWFGRSWASTLDERIELDPSGVGAVWAREDGSLLVYPALPRPGGEAVLPLEGPQLPLAHDGEYGDETTYAITDSRTGLTRCFSGSPYRASSAFWLSAIEDRNQNRITFTRLPDGTPTTVSHDGGYTVQLTSGTGRIQALKLRTPEGWAEVRTYGYDARGNLDAITNSSGFPLRMTYDACDRVTSWTDRNNSTYRYLYDSAGRVTETVGPEGFLSSSFSYDDIHPETGHHVTRYTDSTGATTVFHINDSFQVVAETDPLGATTHFEFDVADRLLSRTDALGGVTRCERDSQGSLVALISPDGVRTTASYNDLYLPTEVTERGGVRQHFAYDAQGNLTATVDAAGARTEYEFTSRGHLTSMRNAVGDVTRITTNEAGLPLLLVAPNGATTTLSRDSFGRITSATDAEGSLLRQAWTIEGKPAWRELPDGSREEWEWDGEGNLLSYTDRMGRTSSHAVTHFDCAAMTTAGDGGRYEYTHDTELRLTKVTNAQGLEWEYGYDAAGRLVAETDFDGRTLTYEHDALGRLTRRTNPAGQSLTFERDALGRVIRILHDDGSVSTFTHTEAGHVSEINNPHARITLERDAAGRVITETVNGRTLTLAYDALGRRTHRRTPSGSESHLEYASQGLAAYTTGEHTFRFRRDALGRETTRTLDGSLTLHHAWDSVGRLTHQSLHMADSEVMGRSFTYQFDGAPTAVDDSLAGHRAYTLDSGSRITAVEARGWREQYAYNTAGDQTHNTLPAAAPGQDSMGARDYEGTRITRAGRTHYRYDAQGRMIRRETRTLSGKTLTWHFQWNAEDRLTHATAPGGTTWRYLYDALGRRIAKQHRNSDGHLTEETSYCWDGSQLAEERTGATALVWDYVGLRPLAQRESKFDPEQLQIDRRFFAIVTDLAGSPSELVSADGQISWRTRSTAWGATQWDRGSTAYTPLRYPGQYFDAETGLHYNFNRYYDPDLGRYITPDPLGLAPAANHYGYVPNPFSLADPLGLAGCEPDHTWGGKVVFVRDEHGRPYEMHATITRDMLDEGTDAAKWLKPPGFLHGTDYNQARGHMLANMLGGTGKHLDNLFCITQDPTNSPDMRDLEQSIYNAVKGNPAAGVQGEIVQYSVYLEYTDDRKDSVPKWITMEADGSDSFRLRADLENPDHADQQRRRRRGIQ
- a CDS encoding histone-like nucleoid-structuring protein Lsr2, with amino-acid sequence MTDINLLVQLCPPPSGPIPAIDWDTVEATLGMRLPQDYKQLAATYGPGAFYDYLHLYHPAGVTEYVDITGPMPARIRSHLQRDYDQGTHPVPYDPQHLFAIGGTDNGEYLFWITDPQDAPDTWRIAVNEARGPRWFTFDGSLTEFLTRVLSGQTSVPQFPDDLLEGHTAFVPSVPTGYQPMPPTAARPPVDLDTIRKWARANGYQVPFRGRIPADIREAWERANPS